The following are from one region of the Syntrophorhabdaceae bacterium genome:
- a CDS encoding 4-hydroxyphenylacetate 3-hydroxylase family protein, whose amino-acid sequence MALMTSEQYIESLRRVKKHIFLGGEKIDNYVDHPIIRPSINSCAMTYELSAQPEHEELLTVTSSLTGKKINRFTHLHQSAEDLIKKVKMQRVLGQKTGCCFQRCVGFDGFNAVDSVTYEMDEELGTDYNKRFRAYLEYVQDNDLVVDGAMTDTKGDRKLAPSEQKDPDQFVHVVERKPGGIVVRGAKAHQTGAVNSHEILVMPTQTMREADKDYAVSFAVPADARGILYIYGRQSCDTRRLEDGDIDVGNAMFGGQEALIVFNDVFVPWERVFMCGEYQHSGALVERFAGYHRQSYGGCKSGVGDVLIGAAQAISKIQGIEKASHVKDKLVEMTHLNETIYACGVACSAEGKPTRSGTYLIDLMLANVCKLHVTQLPYLISRLAQDIAGGLVVTLPGEQDFKNPEIGQYLEKYFKSATAYSTEDRCRMQRLIENLTLGMGAVGYLTESLHGAGSPQAQKIMIGRLANFDYKAELAEELAGIKRS is encoded by the coding sequence ATGGCACTCATGACGTCTGAACAATACATCGAGAGCTTGAGAAGGGTCAAAAAACATATATTCCTCGGCGGTGAGAAGATAGATAACTACGTGGATCACCCTATAATACGGCCTTCGATAAACTCCTGTGCGATGACCTATGAACTGAGCGCGCAGCCGGAGCATGAGGAGCTCCTTACAGTTACATCAAGCCTGACGGGGAAAAAGATCAACCGTTTCACGCACCTCCACCAGAGCGCTGAAGACCTTATAAAAAAGGTCAAGATGCAGAGAGTACTCGGTCAAAAGACCGGCTGCTGTTTTCAGCGTTGCGTCGGTTTTGACGGCTTCAATGCCGTTGATTCTGTCACCTATGAGATGGACGAGGAGCTCGGGACAGACTACAATAAAAGATTCCGGGCATACCTTGAGTATGTGCAGGACAACGATCTTGTTGTAGATGGCGCCATGACCGATACGAAAGGGGACCGAAAGCTTGCCCCTTCAGAACAGAAAGACCCTGATCAGTTTGTCCACGTTGTCGAAAGAAAGCCCGGCGGTATTGTGGTCAGGGGCGCGAAGGCGCATCAGACAGGAGCGGTCAATTCCCATGAGATACTGGTTATGCCTACACAGACAATGCGGGAAGCGGACAAGGATTACGCTGTTTCTTTTGCGGTGCCGGCTGATGCCAGGGGGATACTCTATATCTACGGCAGGCAGTCCTGCGATACGAGAAGGCTTGAAGATGGTGACATAGATGTTGGGAATGCGATGTTTGGCGGTCAGGAAGCGCTTATCGTCTTTAATGACGTATTTGTGCCCTGGGAAAGGGTTTTTATGTGTGGTGAATATCAGCACTCAGGGGCGCTCGTGGAAAGGTTCGCGGGATACCACAGACAGAGCTACGGTGGATGCAAGAGCGGGGTAGGAGACGTTTTGATAGGAGCTGCCCAGGCTATTTCAAAGATCCAGGGTATCGAAAAGGCTTCGCACGTGAAGGATAAGCTGGTAGAGATGACACACCTGAACGAAACGATTTATGCCTGCGGTGTGGCTTGTTCGGCCGAGGGGAAACCCACACGTTCAGGAACGTATCTTATTGACCTGATGCTGGCGAATGTATGCAAACTCCATGTAACACAGCTGCCGTATCTGATCTCCCGCTTAGCTCAGGACATAGCAGGAGGCCTTGTGGTGACTCTGCCGGGGGAACAGGATTTCAAGAATCCCGAGATAGGTCAATATCTTGAAAAGTATTTCAAAAGCGCGACGGCGTACAGCACAGAGGACAGGTGCAGGATGCAGAGATTGATAGAAAACCTTACCCTCGGAATGGGCGCAGTGGGTTATCTCACGGAGTCGCTGCACGGAGCAGGATCCCCGCAGGCGCAGAAGATCATGATAGGGAGGCTGGCAAACTTTGATTATAAGGCTGAACTTGCAGAAGAACTTGCAGGGATAAAGAGGAGCTGA
- a CDS encoding acetyl-CoA hydrolase/transferase C-terminal domain-containing protein: GVSRIVPVLKEGAAVTTSRNDVDYVATDFGIAALKGKTVRERMKALINIADPKFREDLTKKAYEIYHILL, encoded by the coding sequence GGAGTATCGAGGATTGTCCCTGTATTGAAAGAAGGGGCTGCCGTTACTACATCACGGAACGATGTTGACTATGTTGCGACCGATTTTGGGATAGCGGCCTTAAAAGGCAAAACGGTGCGTGAGAGAATGAAGGCGCTCATCAATATTGCAGACCCGAAATTCAGAGAAGACCTGACCAAAAAGGCATACGAGATCTACCATATCCTTCTTTGA
- the pstB gene encoding phosphate ABC transporter ATP-binding protein PstB produces the protein MNNFVLKTKDLNLHYGSFQALKEINFNVHKNSITALIGPSGCGKSTLLRCFNRMNDLIDDIRISGDIFVHDQRIEEVDIIELRKKVGMVFQRPNPFPFTVYENMIYGLKIHGLGNKKKNRDMVENCLRAVGLWEELKDKLSVPALNLSEEIKQRLCIARLLTVEPEIILLDEPCSALDPIATMRVEELMMELKEKYTILIVTHNMQQAARVSDYTGFMLLGDLVEFGETSQIFTSPGDERTEGYITGRFG, from the coding sequence ATGAATAACTTTGTTCTGAAAACAAAAGATCTCAATCTCCACTACGGCAGCTTTCAGGCTTTGAAGGAGATCAATTTCAACGTCCATAAAAACTCTATCACGGCGCTCATCGGACCTTCGGGCTGCGGTAAGTCCACTCTTTTACGCTGCTTCAACCGTATGAACGACCTTATTGATGACATCCGGATATCAGGGGACATCTTTGTCCATGATCAAAGGATCGAAGAGGTCGATATCATAGAACTCCGCAAAAAGGTGGGCATGGTATTTCAACGGCCAAATCCTTTTCCTTTCACGGTCTATGAAAACATGATCTATGGACTGAAGATACATGGCCTGGGAAATAAAAAGAAAAACAGGGATATGGTGGAGAATTGTCTGCGGGCCGTCGGCCTATGGGAAGAATTAAAAGACAAACTTTCCGTACCGGCCCTCAACCTCTCCGAGGAGATAAAACAGAGACTCTGCATCGCGCGTCTTTTGACCGTGGAGCCCGAGATCATCCTCCTTGATGAACCATGTTCTGCCCTCGACCCGATTGCCACCATGAGGGTCGAAGAGCTTATGATGGAACTGAAAGAGAAGTATACCATACTGATCGTAACACACAATATGCAGCAGGCAGCGAGGGTATCAGACTACACCGGCTTCATGCTCCTCGGTGACCTCGTTGAATTCGGTGAAACCTCACAGATCTTTACCTCGCCCGGAGATGAGAGGACTGAAGGCTATATAACAGGACGCTTCGGATAA
- a CDS encoding phosphate ABC transporter ATP-binding protein, with protein sequence MNTKIAINRLRVTFSKNEILKGVTIDVYRNTITGFMGPSGSGKSSLISVINRMIDFEEGVHMEGEVYIDGQNILDGGLDTVELRRRVGTVFAVPTPLPRSIYENIAYGPRLKGIGDRTALHYIVEDSLKKAFLWDEVKDRLSMSALKLSGGQQQRLCLARTLALKPEIILLDEPCSGLDPISTAKIEDALSELKKDFTIILVSNNTKQIARITDFSAFFYLGDLIEYDTTEKLFTTPSIKKTEDYIQGKFG encoded by the coding sequence ATGAATACGAAGATTGCGATCAACAGACTGCGCGTTACCTTTTCAAAAAATGAGATCCTGAAAGGCGTTACTATCGATGTATATAGAAACACTATTACCGGCTTCATGGGGCCTTCGGGCAGCGGCAAGTCTTCACTTATATCAGTCATTAACCGGATGATCGATTTTGAAGAAGGTGTCCATATGGAAGGTGAAGTGTATATAGACGGGCAAAACATTCTGGATGGCGGGCTTGACACCGTTGAATTGAGAAGACGCGTGGGCACCGTCTTTGCTGTTCCCACCCCCCTCCCCCGCTCAATATATGAAAATATCGCTTACGGTCCGCGTCTGAAAGGGATCGGAGACCGTACCGCGCTCCACTACATTGTGGAGGACAGCCTGAAAAAGGCATTCCTCTGGGATGAGGTAAAAGACAGGCTGAGTATGTCCGCTCTCAAATTATCAGGCGGACAACAGCAAAGGCTTTGTCTCGCCAGAACGCTGGCCCTGAAACCGGAGATCATTCTCCTTGATGAACCCTGTTCAGGGCTTGACCCGATCTCAACGGCAAAGATCGAAGATGCCCTGAGTGAACTGAAAAAGGATTTTACGATCATCCTTGTTTCCAACAACACAAAGCAGATTGCCCGCATTACAGACTTCTCGGCCTTCTTCTACCTGGGAGATCTCATCGAATACGACACAACGGAAAAACTTTTCACAACGCCGTCAATAAAGAAAACAGAGGATTACATCCAGGGAAAATTCGGATAA
- the pstA gene encoding phosphate ABC transporter permease PstA codes for MRINPRFTNKFVQIGLNFQAFFTVGILVIIVAIICFKGLPYVNFEFIFAYPQDMGRIGGIFPSIAGTILLALLSILFATPLGVGTAIFLTEYTKESIFTKIIRFGVESLAGIPSILYGLFGFIFFVIKLKMGWSLLAGVLTITIMILPTIIRTSEEAIKAVPRNLRIVSYSLSATKWETVTKVVLPSAIPGILTGIMLSVGRAVGETAAVIFTMGSSLRLPTSLMDSGRTMAVHFYILAREGISMEKAYGTALVLVVSILLINVLAYYLMNKTISKYS; via the coding sequence ATGAGAATAAATCCAAGGTTTACCAATAAATTTGTACAGATCGGGTTAAATTTCCAGGCCTTTTTTACGGTCGGCATACTGGTGATCATTGTCGCTATTATCTGTTTCAAGGGACTCCCCTACGTAAATTTTGAATTTATCTTTGCTTATCCTCAAGATATGGGGAGGATCGGCGGTATCTTCCCTTCAATCGCCGGAACGATACTACTTGCACTTCTCTCAATACTCTTTGCGACACCTCTTGGTGTCGGAACAGCAATATTTTTAACTGAATATACAAAAGAATCCATATTTACCAAGATCATACGCTTCGGTGTCGAATCACTCGCGGGGATACCATCCATCCTGTACGGCCTTTTCGGCTTCATATTCTTTGTCATCAAACTGAAGATGGGCTGGTCTTTGCTCGCAGGGGTCCTTACCATAACGATCATGATACTCCCAACGATAATAAGGACCAGCGAAGAGGCCATCAAGGCCGTTCCAAGAAACCTGAGGATCGTCAGCTACTCACTCAGTGCGACAAAATGGGAGACGGTCACAAAGGTTGTATTGCCTTCAGCTATCCCCGGAATTTTAACAGGGATCATGCTAAGCGTTGGAAGAGCTGTTGGGGAGACGGCAGCGGTAATATTTACTATGGGCAGCTCTCTGAGGCTCCCTACCTCCCTTATGGATTCCGGCAGAACCATGGCAGTCCATTTTTACATACTGGCCCGTGAAGGGATCTCCATGGAAAAGGCCTACGGCACGGCATTGGTGCTTGTTGTGAGCATATTATTGATCAATGTTTTAGCATACTACCTGATGAATAAAACAATATCAAAGTACTCCTGA
- the pstC gene encoding phosphate ABC transporter permease subunit PstC produces MIKNPVKKEQFVKWVLVTFALSSLLFLFLIFIFILFEGLPLFHKIGLKNIILGFKWAPTKGFFGIFPMIVSSFLVTFGALVIGAPMGLSCAIYLSEYSGKRLKMFLKPALELLAGIPSVVYGFLGVVYIVPIVRNYIGGSGFSLLATSIILGIMILPTIISISFDALMSVPKTYREGSFAMGATKWQTIYKVIIPAARSGILASFILGMGRAIGETMAVIMIAGNALRIPTSILDPLRTLTGNIALELAYATGDHRLGLFSTGVVLLVIIMILNYIANFGIKRRM; encoded by the coding sequence ATGATTAAAAATCCTGTAAAAAAGGAACAATTCGTGAAGTGGGTACTGGTTACCTTTGCCCTTTCATCACTCTTGTTTCTCTTCCTGATCTTTATCTTCATCCTCTTTGAAGGGTTGCCCCTTTTTCACAAAATCGGTTTGAAAAATATCATCCTGGGCTTCAAGTGGGCCCCCACAAAAGGTTTCTTCGGCATATTCCCTATGATCGTGTCTTCCTTTCTCGTTACATTCGGCGCTCTTGTCATAGGCGCTCCCATGGGGCTTTCCTGCGCGATATACCTCTCTGAATATTCAGGAAAGCGCCTTAAAATGTTCTTGAAACCGGCCCTTGAACTCCTTGCCGGTATCCCATCGGTAGTATACGGGTTCCTCGGGGTTGTTTACATCGTGCCCATCGTAAGAAACTATATCGGGGGATCAGGTTTTTCACTCCTTGCAACCTCCATCATCCTCGGGATCATGATCCTGCCTACCATAATCAGTATCTCTTTCGATGCCCTGATGAGTGTTCCGAAAACATACCGGGAGGGCTCTTTTGCCATGGGAGCAACAAAATGGCAAACGATCTACAAAGTGATCATCCCTGCGGCAAGATCAGGGATCCTCGCGAGTTTTATACTGGGCATGGGGAGGGCCATCGGGGAAACAATGGCTGTCATTATGATCGCCGGGAATGCCCTCAGGATACCTACCAGCATCCTCGATCCTTTACGAACGCTTACGGGCAATATTGCGCTGGAACTTGCCTACGCAACAGGTGATCACAGGCTTGGACTGTTTTCTACCGGTGTCGTTTTGCTCGTTATTATTATGATACTGAACTATATAGCCAATTTCGGGATCAAGAGAAGGATGTAA
- a CDS encoding phosphate ABC transporter substrate-binding protein, which produces MVRKLGIIVVALAALIISCSNKPADKAKKNKHTITIAGSTSVMPFTEKLAEHFMIDHRAFVIDVQGGGSTAGIQACLNNTVNIGMSSRELKEEEKMLNTITICYDGIAVVVHPKNLLKALTLQQVSKIFSGEIKNWNQLGWINRKIDAVTREEGSGTRSSFEELIMKKREIDDGIMVQDSNGSVKEVVATDPYAIGYISLGLIDQRVKSLTIDGVAPSIKNIKTGRYKIVRPFLYVTNGELDEDGKKFVNFVLSKDGQSILKKEGLVGFYD; this is translated from the coding sequence ATGGTCAGAAAACTTGGCATTATCGTTGTTGCGCTTGCAGCATTGATAATCTCCTGCAGTAACAAACCGGCCGATAAGGCAAAAAAAAACAAACACACCATTACCATTGCGGGGTCAACATCGGTAATGCCTTTTACGGAAAAACTTGCAGAGCATTTTATGATTGACCATCGTGCATTTGTTATTGATGTTCAGGGTGGAGGATCTACCGCCGGCATCCAGGCGTGTCTTAACAACACCGTTAATATCGGGATGTCATCGAGGGAATTGAAAGAAGAGGAGAAGATGCTTAACACGATAACGATCTGCTATGACGGCATTGCCGTTGTCGTACACCCAAAAAATCTTCTTAAAGCACTCACTTTGCAACAGGTCAGTAAGATATTCAGCGGTGAGATCAAAAACTGGAACCAACTGGGCTGGATCAACAGAAAGATAGACGCGGTGACACGCGAGGAAGGCTCCGGTACGCGGAGTTCCTTTGAAGAACTTATTATGAAAAAACGTGAGATAGACGATGGCATCATGGTCCAGGATTCAAACGGGTCCGTAAAGGAAGTAGTTGCCACTGACCCGTATGCAATAGGGTACATCTCCCTCGGACTGATCGATCAAAGGGTAAAATCCTTAACCATCGATGGTGTTGCCCCAAGTATCAAAAACATCAAAACCGGGAGATACAAGATCGTGAGACCATTTTTATATGTAACAAACGGTGAACTTGACGAAGACGGAAAAAAGTTTGTCAATTTTGTACTTTCAAAGGATGGGCAGAGCATCCTTAAAAAAGAGGGCCTGGTCGGTTTCTATGATTAA
- the phoU gene encoding phosphate signaling complex protein PhoU has product MLEGHIYKAFDLELKELKEKLLYEGGLVEKAIQNAIKSLQERDSERAKSVIDNDDIINSNEIEVDELCLKLLALRQPAARDLRFITTAIKINYDLERIGDMAVNICERVQEINQEPQLKPYIDLPKMAEIVQIMVKESLDAFVREDVQLALKVTRDDEQVDQLLDQIFRELLTYMMQDMRTISRATRLLFISKYLERMADHAVNIAELVIFMVEGKIIRHLKDPDPEE; this is encoded by the coding sequence ATGCTGGAAGGACACATTTACAAGGCCTTTGATCTGGAACTGAAGGAATTAAAGGAAAAACTCCTTTACGAAGGCGGACTCGTAGAAAAGGCCATTCAGAACGCGATAAAATCGCTCCAGGAAAGAGATTCAGAGCGCGCAAAAAGCGTCATTGACAACGACGATATTATTAACAGCAACGAGATCGAGGTGGACGAGCTTTGCCTAAAGCTCCTGGCACTCCGGCAGCCGGCAGCAAGGGACCTCAGGTTCATCACAACGGCCATCAAGATCAACTACGACCTGGAACGAATAGGTGATATGGCGGTCAACATCTGCGAGAGGGTCCAGGAAATAAACCAGGAACCACAGTTAAAACCCTATATCGACCTGCCGAAGATGGCTGAGATCGTACAGATCATGGTAAAAGAAAGTCTTGACGCGTTTGTAAGGGAAGACGTGCAACTCGCCTTGAAGGTGACAAGAGATGACGAACAGGTCGACCAGCTGCTTGACCAGATATTTCGTGAACTGCTGACCTACATGATGCAGGACATGCGGACAATCTCCAGGGCAACGAGGCTCCTTTTTATATCAAAATACCTTGAAAGAATGGCTGACCACGCAGTAAATATTGCCGAACTGGTGATATTTATGGTAGAGGGGAAGATCATACGGCATTTGAAGGACCCCGACCCCGAGGAATAA